The following are encoded in a window of Brockia lithotrophica genomic DNA:
- a CDS encoding iron hydrogenase small subunit, translating to MAVEREVRPAAEVEVQEPEVYVEPPLDRGITRRSFLTLAGVGVALLALGGYKLTDIIAKRNKYIQMRQAGLYKDDKRVREKLGLAASHQTPMIKTFYEEFGEHPVSHVTHHLLHTSYAPRSKFRLDL from the coding sequence ATGGCCGTAGAAAGGGAAGTTCGTCCGGCGGCGGAAGTCGAAGTGCAAGAACCCGAGGTGTACGTGGAGCCTCCGCTCGACCGCGGGATCACGCGGCGTTCCTTCCTCACCCTTGCGGGTGTGGGCGTCGCCCTTCTCGCCCTCGGCGGATACAAGCTCACGGACATCATCGCGAAGCGGAACAAGTACATCCAGATGCGCCAGGCCGGCCTGTACAAGGACGACAAGCGCGTACGGGAAAAGCTCGGCCTCGCCGCGAGCCACCAGACGCCCATGATCAAGACCTTTTACGAGGAGTTCGGCGAACACCCCGTGAGCCACGTCACGCACCACCTGCTCCACACGTCCTACGCGCCGCGCTCCAAGTTCCGCCTCGACCTGTAA
- a CDS encoding [Fe-Fe] hydrogenase large subunit C-terminal domain-containing protein, protein MSTMKVRTFPASEPLKQATGTYRKGELRGIIHINPDRCVGCDTCRKVCPADAISGEIGVTHKIDVDRCINCGQCLTNCPFGAIEQMSQLELVEKKLKDGKTTVVGIPAPAVRVAIAEEFGQPPGTLTVGQLHAALKKAGFKIYDNNYAADQTILEEGTELVGRILYNIFGLKKVTLKLWGKEFTLNLEELKPGPLPQFTSCCPAWVRFAELYYPDILPHLSSARSPLLMAGPTAKTYGALKVWKVDPRDVFTVGIMPCTAKIFEASRPEFTAAQHYLEEKGIIPHGTEMRDVDAVITTRELAQLFRDFGIDLLSMPKDSEDKPQEFEQYSGGATIFGVSGGVMEAAVRFAFAVLSGQEPSAVDKTWDFEAVRGYTNAVAAATIRVPLAPEFQKALGADHFDLKVATVNGIGTHASHLKPILREVAEGKSEFHFIEVMTCPGGCINGGGQPVNPMGTSWIDPLLPLVRV, encoded by the coding sequence ATGTCTACGATGAAGGTGCGGACCTTTCCCGCTTCGGAACCGCTCAAGCAGGCCACCGGCACCTACCGGAAGGGCGAACTCCGGGGCATCATCCACATCAATCCGGACCGGTGCGTAGGCTGCGATACGTGCCGCAAGGTGTGCCCCGCAGACGCGATTTCCGGAGAAATCGGCGTCACGCACAAGATCGACGTCGACCGGTGCATCAACTGCGGTCAGTGCCTCACGAACTGCCCGTTCGGAGCCATCGAGCAGATGAGCCAACTCGAGCTCGTGGAAAAGAAGCTCAAGGACGGCAAGACGACGGTCGTCGGAATCCCCGCGCCGGCTGTGCGCGTGGCGATCGCCGAGGAGTTCGGTCAGCCTCCGGGCACGCTCACCGTCGGACAGCTCCACGCGGCGCTCAAGAAGGCCGGATTTAAGATCTACGACAACAACTACGCGGCGGACCAGACGATCCTCGAAGAGGGGACGGAGCTCGTCGGGCGCATCCTGTACAACATCTTCGGCCTCAAAAAGGTCACCCTCAAGCTCTGGGGGAAGGAGTTCACCCTCAACCTCGAAGAGCTCAAGCCCGGGCCCTTGCCGCAGTTTACGAGCTGCTGCCCGGCGTGGGTGCGCTTTGCCGAACTCTACTACCCGGACATCTTGCCGCACCTCTCGAGCGCCCGTAGCCCGCTCCTCATGGCCGGGCCTACGGCCAAGACGTACGGCGCCCTCAAGGTTTGGAAGGTCGACCCGCGCGACGTCTTTACCGTAGGGATCATGCCCTGCACGGCCAAGATCTTCGAGGCGTCGCGGCCGGAGTTTACGGCGGCCCAGCACTACCTCGAGGAAAAGGGGATCATCCCGCACGGGACGGAGATGCGCGACGTAGACGCCGTGATCACGACGCGCGAACTCGCCCAGCTCTTCCGCGACTTCGGCATCGACCTCCTCTCCATGCCCAAGGATTCCGAAGACAAACCGCAGGAATTCGAACAGTACTCCGGCGGTGCGACGATCTTCGGCGTGAGCGGCGGGGTCATGGAGGCGGCGGTGCGCTTCGCCTTTGCCGTGCTCTCTGGTCAGGAACCTTCGGCCGTTGACAAGACGTGGGACTTCGAAGCGGTCCGCGGCTACACGAACGCTGTGGCGGCGGCGACGATCCGCGTGCCCTTGGCGCCGGAGTTCCAAAAGGCCCTCGGAGCGGACCACTTCGACCTCAAGGTGGCGACGGTGAACGGGATCGGAACGCACGCCTCCCACCTAAAGCCCATCCTCCGCGAAGTTGCGGAAGGAAAGAGCGAGTTCCACTTCATCGAGGTCATGACGTGCCCCGGCGGGTGCATCAACGGTGGAGGTCAGCCGGTAAACCCGATGGGTACGTCGTGGATCGACCCGCTGCTTCCGCTCGTGCGTGTGTGA